From the Juglans microcarpa x Juglans regia isolate MS1-56 chromosome 3D, Jm3101_v1.0, whole genome shotgun sequence genome, the window AAGGAACTACAAGAGTGAGATACACCACTCCACACAAGAATGACACGTTCATCGACCGATggcaaaattttaaaaaaataaaataaataaatgggaaGGAATTGCAACAGTGATTGGTCTCCAATACTGAATAATTAGAGACGAGTGTGGCCTAACAGAAAGGCAAAAATTAACTTTTTGCTACCAACTATGAAGCTATTTTGCGACAAAATTATCATTGCTAAATGACATGAGTAGTATTACATATATGtacaatattatacatattgagTATCCGtctcattttatcaattttttttctttttaaatttaaattttgaattgtcAAAATTCTCACTATTTTAATAGCTACATATCAGCACGTATAGTTATGtgaataaattgtaaatataaacaacatttttaaatgaCATTGTCATTGATGAAATTTCACTATCGTCTCTACTTAGGccatgtttggatagtgagatgagatgagatggttttagataaaagttgaataaaatattattagaatattatttttttaatattattattatttttatatttgaaaaagttgaattgcttattatattttatgtaaaaatttgagaaaattataatgataagatgagatgagataaaccatttctgtatataaaattaagattcttTACACGATAAACCCTATACGttgttggaaaaaaattaacCTACAAACTCGTTTATTAACATACCAAATACACTATTAACAGGGAAACTTTCTACATCAACTagcataaatataaaaaaaaaaaatattgatattttaatttgttttatagctgtaataatttttttataattgtaattatAGGTTCCATATATAGCAAGTAGTGCATTTACACTGACTTGTAAATAATGGAACTTGATAATATGTTACAGTGTTAATACATAACTAAGCaaacaaagataaaagaaataacaaaataaaaaataaaaatccactACCGTCAACTAAATTgtaatcaatttaaaattaggtggtaatattttcttatttattttgataaaaagatAGAGACAGAAGAATAATAATGCAACTAATGAAataatgaagttttttttttttttgtttgtgggGTGAGAGATATTTATATTTGGTAAGGGGTAATGCTACGGGACCGACGATGAACTGATGAAATTTGACCGATAAAtgtaaatgcattttttttcttttatttcaatcattttttatatatctttaaaaaaattttaaaaatatcaatttactaATGGTTACTTTTATCGATAATTTTTATTGACTcaagtagcattttcctttggTAAGAGGCTTTGCAAGCTGATGACCAATTTGTGTCCTTCAAAACATGGTGTACGTGTTTCTTTAATAATAGGGAAAATGTTCTAATCCAAACTCCGAAATTATGCTCTTTGTGTGTTGGAGTCCTAAAGCAACAACCTCGGAATCGCCTTAAAAAGGATGTTTATAACCATGAACAACCTTGTATGGCTGCTAATAAAGTTGCGATGGTTTTTCGTTTCAACAATTAATATTGGTCCAAATGTTTCAGTAAACCGCCGCAAAAAGGGGTAGAAGTTATTGTAACATGCATGACTTCCCCCACATTAAATGCTCGTTATTATAAATACTTCCCAACTCCGGACTAACgcactttttcttttaatccaatctaaaagaaaaacataaagtGGATGCCTAAATTCAACCATTTAAGGACCCAAATTCAAATCTAAATCCTTCCCTCTTGATCCAACCATTTAAATGCAATACAAATGTACTCGAAACAACTTCAAGtttatataaaagagaaatattataagaaaGCTTGACAGTTTTACAGCACACACTTCTGTCTaatcaatatgtaatttgttatttttattattttatttaaatacacacatatttaaatattaaaatagaatgataaaaatgacaaatcatatattGATTAGATAGATGTGAGTGGTCTAAAGCTTctatgtaatatttttctctataaaaatagagttttgttatacatcagtcactattcaccctCACATTTCATACCTGACagtcttttttttcataagatgtgaggtattttttataaagtgtggaGTATAAGGTAGTAAATAATGACGGATGAAACagaattattcataaaaataactgAAGATGACCTAGGAgaagtttgtattcgcaactcatctcaatttatttcaactcatctcaacttatctcactactatttattagtattcatcaactttaacttataaattttactactattcacaatccatctcactactattcataacctatctcaattcatctcaacttatcttcaAATCAAAACGGCACCCTAGTCTACTGTCTGGACCAATAAACTGGTACAAGCCAAACCACCTTAAAAATGATTTGAGCAAAGAAAATCAAGGTAGTTGAGTTGAAGGcaatcatattattatttaagaagCGCCCCCCAAGTGGGTTGTACACGAAACCGTCAACTCCTAAGCCCCAGCACCCATGCAGCCGGCCCAACACAGCCCACTATCACGTGACAAGTTGCAAGTTGCAactgtttaaaaaatttaaaaattccgTCAACCCAAAAGGCAATGGCAATTCAGGAATTTCAACAAATATTAAGAGCATTATTAGGGAATCAAAATCTCCCCAACCAATCAAAAAGGTTTAACTGGGCGACTTCTTTGCTACAGGGACGCATGTCTCTGCTTGCATATGTGATCCACAGGTAGTCACTCGTTTGTTTCCCAAGAAAGTTTGGATCCTCGGAAGGAATATCCGATATGGGTTTGATCGAAATCGTCAGGCCCAGCGATTGGGATCTGGAATCGTACCCAGCATATGAGGATTTCACAGTCCTTCCCTTCTTTGCTCTGTTTTTCCCCTCTGTTCGTTTTTTCCTCGATAGATTCATCTTCGAGGTACTCTCTCGTATACATATGTGCTCATAAAAGCTCCAGTGGAGTTCACCTATCTTTGGTTTATTTCCTTGGGATTTGTCGGGTTGTTAGCTCTGTTATCAATCTGTTTGCTTCTTGCGTAGAGTTATTCTATTTAGAGCATCATGTcgggtaagatttgatttgtaaaatttaagttttaaaatttatcttctaaatcaaaatataacatgTAAGCACTTTAGTGGcttgataatagaatttttgcaattatattatttataaagtatttttcattgaTCCATAtagcttttcttttcattcGTTTGGGTTGTGGTTAGATTTgtgtttttatatatgcatgcttggTTATTGAATACTAGCTGAATAATGTGATATTTCAGTATTATTTGTGAAGTTTTTGTTATAGCTGTAAACGCTTGGTTGTATGCTTTTTTGTTATTCCATATTTTTTAGCAATTGATTATGATGGGCATGGTCACCCTTCTTTCGTTCTTTTGGCCATCAGTTCTAACTATTTCGTTAGTCCTGGAAGTccttgttttaaaatataaatttagtaTGACTTGGTTTAGTTTTGCCTTGTCATTAGGCCTCCTGATTCTACTATTACTAGGGTTATCAACTAGTAAATGCTGTCCCCTTTTGTCAATTATTAAGTTttaacttatcaaatgaattaGTAAATGCAGGATTTGGTAGGGAGCAACATGCTCCACAAACACCTCTTCATATTGATTAATGTGCCTAGTAACTTTGTGTagttcattcttcttcttcttcttgattatgCGAAAGGCAGCTCCATATGCTTGTTTACCTATGCTGTATGCTGGAAAGTTCTGAATTTTGATGGTATACATTTTATATGCATGggattaattttcttttatctttccaAGGGAATGTGATAGGTCATACTTATACTATGACGGCCAATACACTGAATTGAGCATTGAGCCATTAATGTAACTTGAGATACATTAAATTTAACCTTCAGTTAACCTTGGTCATTCTTCTTTTAGTTCACCTCACTAAGTTTATGCCACAAAATTTTTGAAGCTGGAACATGGCTCAATTGTATTTGTACGAGTTACAACTTGGAGCTAATGCTtagaaaacaacaaaagtggGTGTACAGCCCGGCTTTCCATTGCTTCCTCAGTTTAAccttatttttatgttttctccAAAACCTATGGACATATTCATGTAAAGGACTTGTGCATGAGACTGCTTTTGTTCTGTTGGTATCTttgcttgtttctttttcctctctctgttcttttctttcccCTTACATTGTCCAAGATTTCCTTTTGGTGTCTGAAATGAATGTGTATGTTGCAGAAAATGGCAAATCAATTGATTTTTGGAAAGGGACATGAGATGCTGGATGTTGAGGCAAgcgagaaaaagaagaagataagaaaatttAAGGAGTCAGCATGGAAATGCATTTATTATCTCTCAGCGGAGCTTCTCGCTTTATATGTAATTTATAATGAGCCTTGGTTTACAAACACAAGATGCTTTTGGGTAGGGCCGGGAGATCAGGTTTGGCCTGACCAAAAAATTAAGTAAGGCTTCTGTAATCATACTTGCTCAATATACTTGTGGTTGTTCAATGCAGCGTTCACATTGGCTTCGATCTATTCATGTAATTATTTAGTCAACGGTGACTAATTAGTGGTTTTCAGGTTGAAATTGAAGGGATTGTACATGTTTACTGCTGGCTTTTATACATACTCCATATTTGCTTTGATTTTCTGGGAAACAAGGCGTTCCGACTTTGGGGTGTCCATGGGCCATCATGTTGCAACCCTCATTCTCATCGTGCTATCTTACATTTTTAGGTATGTTTTGATGGTGTTCTGTTTGCAGCTTGGTCATGGTCTGTTAATCACAATTCCTAGGATTCAACATCACTGCCAAAATATTTCCAGAAATCATAAAGGATGCAACTTCTTGAAGTCGTGAAGTCATAAGTCTGTTACTTCTGATACCGATGTAGAATAAAATGTGGCTCCAAGTGCTTGTAGTGGTGCAGATATGTTGGATATTTAGATTGTATACAATAACCTGTTTCTCCCCTATTTCTTGTAGGTTTGCCCGTGTTGGTGCAGTTGTTTTGGCTCTTCATGATGCCAGTGATGTATTTCTGGAGGTAGGGAAGATGTCCAAATACAGTGGTGCTGAAAGGATAGCTAGCTTTGCGTttattctatttgttttgtCCTGGATCTTACTTCGCCTCTTGTACTATCCATTCTGGGTCCTTTGGAGTACTAGGTTCGTCTAATTTATCCCCTACATATTAGCATTAAATTTGTTTACATTTCCTTAGCTTTCTACAGATTTATCTTTTGCCAGGTTCTCAAGATCAAGTGGTCATTGTAAACTccattatttaaatactttttagttACAAACATTGATAGCATCATAGAGAATGAGTGGCTGCCAAAAATTGGACTCATGCATACGTGCTCTTAAGGCATGGAAGGCTGAGGATTTTACCATTACACTAGACAGTCACCCTTC encodes:
- the LOC121254435 gene encoding ceramide synthase 1 LOH3-like, giving the protein MGLIEIVRPSDWDLESYPAYEDFTVLPFFALFFPSVRFFLDRFIFEKMANQLIFGKGHEMLDVEASEKKKKIRKFKESAWKCIYYLSAELLALYVIYNEPWFTNTRCFWVGPGDQVWPDQKIKLKLKGLYMFTAGFYTYSIFALIFWETRRSDFGVSMGHHVATLILIVLSYIFRFARVGAVVLALHDASDVFLEVGKMSKYSGAERIASFAFILFVLSWILLRLLYYPFWVLWSTSYEVILTLDQEKHQVDGPIYYYVFNTLLFCLLVLHIYWWVLMYRMLVNQIQARGQLGDDVRSDSEGEDEHED